A single region of the Saprospiraceae bacterium genome encodes:
- a CDS encoding PDZ domain-containing protein: MQSAPFLLLLLALVSCQPKERQLYLSPNGNDQNPGTIDAPLHSLKKAMELVKAAKQERPESAMVILLREGTYYLQETIEITSLHSGTAKAPLQIKAFPGEKVILSGAKALKLDWEQMEGGIYKASLTGSAAFDQLYINGQRQIRARYPNYDPDILVYNGYAADAISPERIQTWRHPATGVLHAMHRAEWGGYHYQIMGVDENGEAILEGGFQNNRQMGMHKAYRMVENIREELDAPKEWFFDQTENTLYYFPETGFDLTNALVEVAILDQLFTLKGTAQNPVHDVVIDGFTFQHTRSTYMQTKEPLLRSDWTICRAGAIFLEGTENIQLVNNHFHELGGNGLFVSNYNRGTDIATNHFEHIGASAICFVGNPEAVRSPSFEYHQWVDYEKLDRIPGPKTNDYPAEARVYDNLIHDIGTIEKQVAGVQISMASDITLSHNTIYNLPRAGINISEGTWGGHMIAYNDVFNTVLETGDHGAFNSWGRDRFWHPNRDSMDKITEREPSLILLDAQKTTIIRNNRFRCDHGWDIDLDDGSSNYHIFNNLCLNGGLKLREGFYRTVENNILVNNSFHPHVWFKESHDVFRKNIVSTWYKPIRVNHWGDEVDYNFFPDSAGLAQSHALGLDQHGAFGNPEFMAPAAGNFSVAEDSPVLKTGFENFPMDQFGVENPTLKALADSPETPILFMEAFQKEKRAIFDFLGAKVRKIKGLGERSAAGLQDEDGVIILELPPGSLAQKQGLFENDVIIALNGQKTANIRQLMESFQGERWKGQINLLIVRSQKEVDLTVHL, encoded by the coding sequence ATGCAGAGCGCCCCGTTTCTCCTCTTATTGCTTGCTTTGGTGTCTTGTCAACCCAAGGAACGACAGCTCTATCTCTCTCCTAATGGTAACGACCAAAACCCCGGAACCATAGATGCGCCATTGCACTCCCTAAAGAAAGCCATGGAGCTGGTCAAGGCAGCCAAACAGGAAAGACCTGAAAGCGCCATGGTCATTTTGTTGCGGGAAGGCACCTATTACCTTCAGGAGACTATCGAAATCACCAGCCTCCATTCGGGTACGGCAAAAGCGCCGCTTCAAATCAAAGCTTTTCCGGGAGAAAAAGTGATCCTTTCAGGCGCAAAGGCTTTAAAACTTGACTGGGAGCAGATGGAAGGGGGGATTTACAAAGCCAGTTTAACAGGAAGTGCAGCTTTTGACCAACTGTACATCAACGGTCAGCGGCAGATCAGGGCGCGATACCCCAACTATGATCCCGACATCTTGGTATACAACGGTTATGCCGCTGACGCCATTTCTCCTGAACGTATCCAAACCTGGCGCCACCCCGCAACGGGAGTACTACATGCCATGCACCGAGCGGAATGGGGCGGATACCATTACCAAATTATGGGAGTGGATGAAAACGGGGAAGCTATCCTGGAAGGTGGTTTTCAAAACAATCGGCAAATGGGCATGCATAAGGCCTATCGGATGGTCGAAAACATCAGAGAGGAGTTGGATGCACCCAAAGAATGGTTTTTCGATCAAACAGAAAATACGCTCTATTACTTCCCCGAAACAGGCTTTGACCTCACGAATGCGTTGGTGGAAGTCGCTATTTTAGACCAGCTTTTCACACTGAAAGGTACTGCTCAGAATCCTGTACACGATGTAGTGATCGATGGTTTCACGTTTCAACACACGCGTTCCACCTATATGCAAACGAAAGAGCCACTCCTTCGCAGCGATTGGACCATTTGTCGGGCTGGAGCCATTTTTTTGGAGGGAACCGAAAACATTCAGCTGGTCAATAACCACTTCCATGAACTGGGTGGAAATGGTCTTTTCGTCAGTAATTACAATCGTGGAACGGATATCGCTACCAATCATTTTGAACATATAGGTGCCAGTGCGATTTGTTTTGTAGGCAATCCTGAGGCGGTCCGTTCTCCTAGTTTTGAGTATCATCAATGGGTGGATTATGAAAAACTCGATCGGATTCCTGGTCCAAAAACGAATGATTACCCAGCTGAGGCACGGGTTTACGACAATTTAATACACGATATTGGCACTATTGAAAAGCAAGTGGCAGGCGTACAAATTTCTATGGCAAGCGACATCACCCTCAGTCATAATACCATTTATAACCTACCCCGAGCCGGCATCAATATTAGTGAAGGCACCTGGGGCGGACATATGATCGCTTACAATGATGTCTTCAATACCGTCTTGGAAACCGGTGACCATGGCGCCTTTAACTCCTGGGGTAGAGACCGCTTCTGGCACCCCAATCGGGATAGCATGGATAAAATTACTGAAAGAGAACCATCACTCATCTTGTTGGATGCCCAAAAAACAACCATTATCCGAAACAACCGCTTTCGCTGTGACCATGGCTGGGACATCGATCTCGACGATGGCTCCAGCAATTATCACATTTTCAACAACCTTTGTCTCAATGGCGGGCTAAAACTAAGAGAAGGGTTCTACCGCACCGTGGAAAACAATATCTTGGTCAACAACTCCTTTCATCCCCATGTTTGGTTCAAAGAAAGTCACGATGTTTTCAGGAAAAACATTGTAAGTACCTGGTACAAACCTATACGTGTCAACCATTGGGGCGATGAGGTCGACTATAATTTCTTCCCAGATTCGGCAGGCTTGGCCCAGTCGCATGCCTTGGGCCTGGACCAACATGGCGCTTTTGGCAATCCCGAGTTTATGGCACCAGCAGCTGGCAACTTTAGCGTCGCTGAGGATTCTCCCGTTTTGAAAACAGGTTTTGAGAATTTTCCGATGGACCAGTTTGGTGTAGAAAATCCCACCCTCAAAGCATTGGCTGATTCGCCTGAAACACCTATCCTATTTATGGAAGCCTTTCAAAAGGAGAAAAGAGCAATTTTTGACTTTCTGGGCGCTAAGGTGAGGAAAATAAAGGGCTTGGGAGAAAGATCTGCCGCCGGTTTGCAAGACGAGGACGGGGTAATCATCCTGGAATTGCCCCCGGGAAGTCTCGCCCAAAAACAAGGCCTGTTCGAGAATGATGTCATTATCGCACTAAACGGGCAAAAAACAGCTAACATCCGCCAATTGATGGAGTCCTTTCAAGGAGAACGCTGGAAAGGCCAGATCAACCTCCTTATTGTGCGCAGTCAAAAGGAAGTCGACCTTACCGTTCATCTCTAA
- a CDS encoding c-type cytochrome domain-containing protein gives MKKTYSYLLILATLGICMLPFLPAPVFGNDRWSAFLGRFHILLVHFPVVMVMALIWLELARWWQPSVRWTNLLRPVWMISLLSCFSTVIAGYLLYLTGEYQGDLVRQHLWGGVLLTGTLVVLYFLRKQLEVRPLFISSNKLMRIAYPSLLMISAGLVIYTSHLGGSLTHGPGFLTEHLPAWRKASPTAIEQKPPEMLLVFQDLILPALDARCLSCHNEHKTKGDLLMTSFAALSKGGKSGKPMLVEGQPEQSELYRRIILPTTDDEHMPPPEKPGLSEDEIALIRWWITEGASPDMLLGEGPPGTEGIALIQRYLPTLYEAQRLKVRQQEELAVLQKELSKLGGKLDLVIAPDVDAPGYFAVSQSIPPGNINDQTLSKLLPYASLLSKISLPGAEITDDGLYSLSKMNDLNQLYLPKTCIKGEGLAYLQALTNLKVLNLSYSFLKDEGALHLLKLPQLEKVYLFGTEVQANVLEALRKHMPKVKILEEEGPYF, from the coding sequence ATGAAAAAAACATACTCGTATTTATTGATACTGGCTACGTTGGGCATCTGTATGCTACCTTTTTTGCCAGCACCTGTCTTTGGAAATGATCGTTGGAGCGCTTTTCTGGGCCGTTTCCATATCCTATTGGTCCATTTCCCCGTCGTCATGGTGATGGCCTTGATCTGGTTGGAACTAGCGCGATGGTGGCAACCCTCCGTCAGGTGGACGAATTTGTTACGCCCGGTTTGGATGATTTCTTTGCTGAGCTGTTTCTCCACAGTTATCGCGGGCTATCTGCTATACCTCACCGGAGAATATCAGGGCGATTTGGTCAGACAGCATCTATGGGGAGGTGTATTACTAACGGGCACATTGGTAGTGCTCTATTTTTTGCGAAAGCAGTTGGAAGTCCGCCCTCTTTTTATTTCATCTAATAAGCTAATGCGAATCGCCTATCCTAGTCTTTTGATGATCAGCGCTGGACTGGTGATTTACACCAGCCACCTTGGTGGTTCGCTGACCCATGGCCCCGGTTTTTTAACAGAACACCTTCCCGCCTGGCGAAAAGCATCGCCTACAGCTATTGAACAAAAGCCGCCAGAGATGCTTTTGGTTTTCCAGGATTTGATCTTGCCTGCCTTGGATGCCCGTTGTCTCTCTTGCCACAATGAGCACAAAACCAAAGGTGACCTATTGATGACGTCTTTTGCAGCCCTAAGTAAAGGTGGCAAAAGTGGCAAGCCCATGCTCGTGGAAGGGCAGCCAGAACAAAGCGAGCTTTATCGCCGCATCATCCTCCCCACCACAGATGATGAGCACATGCCTCCACCAGAGAAACCCGGTCTTTCGGAGGATGAAATAGCCTTGATCCGGTGGTGGATAACCGAAGGCGCTTCTCCCGATATGCTTTTGGGCGAAGGCCCGCCCGGCACAGAAGGCATCGCTTTAATCCAACGCTATTTGCCCACTTTATATGAGGCGCAACGCTTGAAAGTTCGACAGCAAGAGGAGTTGGCAGTATTGCAAAAAGAATTGTCAAAACTAGGCGGAAAGCTCGATCTTGTTATTGCCCCAGATGTGGATGCGCCAGGCTATTTTGCCGTTTCACAAAGCATTCCTCCAGGCAATATCAACGACCAAACCTTGTCCAAGTTGTTGCCCTATGCCAGCTTGTTGTCCAAAATTTCCCTGCCAGGTGCAGAAATCACAGATGATGGCCTGTATAGCCTAAGCAAGATGAATGACCTAAACCAATTGTACCTTCCAAAGACCTGTATCAAAGGCGAGGGGCTGGCCTATTTACAAGCTTTAACAAACCTGAAAGTGCTCAACCTTTCCTATTCCTTTCTTAAAGATGAGGGGGCATTGCACCTACTAAAATTGCCCCAACTAGAAAAAGTTTATCTCTTTGGGACCGAAGTTCAAGCCAATGTTTTGGAGGCACTACGAAAGCATATGCCCAAAGTTAAAATCCTGGAAGAAGAGGGGCCGTATTTTTAA
- a CDS encoding amidohydrolase family protein, whose product MIRKICTLLLLLTILSSSGFSQETATEKDSTKKEKKELPLEVGRSFTFDLTEGSWIALDVSPDGQTIVFDFLGDLYTIPIAGGTATQLTRGLPFDSQPRFSPDGKQVVYISDESGGENVWTLDVATQTKKQITKGNDNPYQSPEWSPDGQYLIASKQSGSSLHKLWLYHIDGGAGTALTSKPDNMRMIEGAFGADERYIWFSQRTGLWNYNAALPQYQLATYDRVTSEVIVRGDRYGSSFRPTLSSDGKWLVYATRHDAHTGLILRDLDTGDESWLAYPIQHDDQESRASRDVLPGFSFTPDNKAIVISYGGKIWKIAIDSKTATEIPFRVQSAIDLGSELAFDYPIEDSPEFVVTQIRDIAPSPDHRQLVFTALNELYIMDLPTGNPRKLTNLSETQAQPAWSPDGRWVAFVSWQPEGGKVYKVRPDGTQLVQLNQEGGVYQSPAWSNDGSKIVLIKGQAQDFRNALQRTAFRGTSDLVWIDANGSGNNFITLTEGRDNPHFVEGSDRIYLSGSKGLSSIRWDGTDEQMHLKVTGKKAPAAKDPPNASWIRMAPKGNQALAQIGMDLYVVTVPLVGKEATTISVAKPDAAAFPSRQLTDIGGQFPAWSSDASQVHWAIGNAYVTYDLNAAKAFADSLKQAEGATAAKKSYQPIEHRIEVKTKRDMPQGTLLLRNARIITMKGKEVIDRGDILIENNRIKGIGRRLKVPTGATILDMAGKTIVPGFVDTHAHFRHPVDLHRGQFWPYLTNLAFGVMTTRDPQTATTDVLTYGDLVDAGKLIGPRIYSTGPGIFSSEVISSQAHARDVMKRYSSYYNTKTIKMYGSGNRQQRQWLIIAAKEQQIMPTTEGGLDFKANLTQVIDGYPGHEHSFPIFPLYKDIIDLVAFSRTAYTPTLLVAYGGPWAENYFYATENPHDNKKLTYFMPHENLDERTRRRNAGWFMEDEHVFKELSTFAKDLVEAGGRAGIGSHGQLQGLGYHWELWALQSGGMSEHDALRVATILGAEAIGLSKDLGSIEPGKLADLVIFDKNPLENIRHSSTIRYVMKNGRLYNGDTLDEVYPTEKKLGTLWWQDFAPGNVPGVKKGR is encoded by the coding sequence ATGATTAGAAAAATATGCACCCTTCTCCTTCTATTGACAATCCTGTCCAGCAGTGGCTTTAGTCAGGAAACTGCCACCGAAAAAGATTCTACGAAAAAAGAAAAAAAAGAGCTTCCACTAGAAGTGGGTAGAAGTTTTACCTTTGATTTGACAGAGGGTTCCTGGATTGCGCTGGATGTAAGTCCTGATGGGCAAACGATTGTATTTGACTTTTTAGGAGATTTGTATACAATACCTATTGCTGGCGGAACGGCTACTCAACTTACGCGAGGCCTACCCTTTGATAGCCAGCCCCGTTTTAGCCCGGACGGCAAGCAGGTAGTGTATATTTCGGATGAATCGGGCGGAGAAAACGTGTGGACGCTTGATGTTGCTACCCAAACCAAAAAACAAATTACAAAAGGGAATGATAATCCCTATCAATCACCGGAATGGTCACCTGATGGCCAATACCTTATCGCTTCTAAGCAAAGCGGCTCCAGTCTGCACAAGCTATGGCTTTACCACATAGATGGAGGCGCTGGAACAGCCCTGACGAGTAAACCGGATAACATGCGCATGATCGAAGGGGCCTTTGGTGCGGATGAACGCTACATTTGGTTTTCGCAAAGAACGGGGCTGTGGAATTACAACGCGGCGCTTCCGCAATACCAATTGGCGACCTACGACCGCGTCACCAGCGAGGTGATTGTCCGCGGCGATAGATATGGCTCTTCCTTTCGACCAACGCTCTCTAGTGATGGAAAATGGCTCGTATACGCCACTCGGCATGACGCCCATACCGGATTAATACTTCGCGATCTGGATACTGGCGATGAAAGCTGGTTGGCATATCCTATTCAACACGACGACCAAGAATCAAGGGCTTCGCGAGATGTATTGCCCGGCTTTTCCTTTACACCTGACAACAAAGCCATCGTCATCTCTTATGGAGGAAAAATATGGAAGATTGCTATCGATTCGAAAACAGCAACGGAAATTCCCTTTCGAGTACAGTCGGCGATCGACCTGGGGTCGGAATTAGCTTTTGATTATCCTATCGAAGACAGTCCCGAGTTTGTGGTCACCCAAATCAGAGATATTGCCCCTTCTCCCGACCATCGCCAACTCGTATTTACAGCGCTTAATGAGCTTTATATCATGGATTTGCCAACGGGCAACCCAAGAAAACTCACAAATTTAAGCGAAACCCAAGCCCAACCGGCATGGTCGCCCGATGGCCGTTGGGTAGCTTTTGTTAGCTGGCAGCCCGAGGGTGGCAAGGTTTACAAAGTGCGCCCGGACGGTACACAGCTGGTTCAACTGAACCAGGAGGGAGGCGTTTATCAAAGCCCGGCCTGGTCAAATGATGGCTCAAAAATTGTATTGATCAAAGGGCAGGCACAAGACTTTAGAAATGCCCTGCAAAGAACGGCTTTCCGTGGTACCAGCGATTTGGTATGGATTGATGCCAATGGGTCAGGCAATAACTTTATCACCTTGACCGAGGGCAGAGACAACCCCCACTTCGTGGAAGGGTCGGATAGAATCTATTTGTCTGGCTCAAAAGGATTGTCTTCCATCCGTTGGGACGGCACAGATGAACAAATGCACCTTAAAGTAACCGGGAAAAAAGCCCCGGCGGCGAAAGACCCACCCAACGCTTCATGGATACGGATGGCACCCAAGGGAAACCAGGCCCTGGCGCAAATAGGAATGGACCTCTATGTAGTGACAGTGCCCCTGGTAGGAAAAGAAGCCACCACTATTTCCGTTGCCAAGCCCGATGCGGCGGCTTTTCCTTCTAGGCAGCTGACCGATATTGGTGGGCAATTCCCCGCCTGGTCATCGGATGCTTCTCAGGTGCACTGGGCGATTGGCAATGCCTATGTAACCTATGACCTCAATGCTGCCAAAGCCTTTGCCGACAGCTTAAAGCAGGCGGAAGGTGCAACGGCTGCTAAAAAAAGCTATCAGCCCATTGAGCATCGCATCGAAGTCAAGACCAAGCGTGATATGCCCCAGGGAACCCTGTTGTTGAGAAACGCCCGGATCATCACCATGAAAGGAAAAGAGGTAATCGACCGCGGCGACATCCTGATTGAAAACAACCGGATCAAAGGCATTGGTCGAAGGCTCAAGGTGCCAACTGGGGCTACTATTCTTGATATGGCAGGCAAAACCATTGTTCCTGGTTTTGTAGATACACACGCCCATTTTCGCCATCCTGTTGATCTCCATCGAGGGCAATTCTGGCCTTACCTGACCAATTTGGCCTTTGGTGTGATGACGACCCGAGACCCGCAAACGGCCACTACAGACGTGTTGACTTACGGAGATTTGGTAGATGCCGGGAAGCTAATCGGGCCACGAATATATTCTACAGGTCCAGGCATCTTTAGCAGTGAAGTGATTAGTAGCCAGGCGCATGCCAGGGATGTCATGAAGCGATACAGCAGTTATTATAACACCAAAACCATCAAAATGTATGGCTCTGGCAATCGCCAACAAAGACAATGGCTAATCATTGCCGCCAAAGAACAGCAGATCATGCCTACGACGGAAGGAGGGCTTGATTTTAAAGCCAATTTGACGCAGGTGATCGATGGCTATCCCGGCCATGAGCACTCTTTTCCGATCTTTCCACTGTATAAAGACATTATTGACCTGGTTGCTTTTTCGCGCACGGCTTATACGCCAACGCTTTTGGTCGCCTATGGTGGTCCTTGGGCTGAAAATTACTTCTATGCCACCGAAAACCCACATGACAATAAAAAATTGACTTACTTTATGCCACATGAAAACCTCGATGAAAGGACACGCCGAAGAAATGCCGGTTGGTTTATGGAAGACGAGCATGTATTTAAAGAGTTGTCGACTTTTGCCAAAGATTTGGTAGAAGCCGGGGGGCGGGCAGGTATTGGTAGCCATGGCCAATTGCAGGGCTTGGGCTATCACTGGGAGCTATGGGCCTTGCAATCAGGTGGCATGTCTGAACATGACGCCTTAAGGGTGGCTACTATTCTCGGCGCTGAGGCTATCGGCCTGAGCAAAGACCTTGGCTCCATCGAGCCAGGCAAATTAGCTGACTTAGTGATTTTCGATAAAAATCCCTTAGAGAATATCCGACATTCCAGCACTATTCGTTATGTGATGAAAAATGGTCGCTTGTATAATGGAGACACCCTGGACGAAGTATATCCTACTGAGAAAAAATTGGGGACCTTGTGGTGGCAGGATTTTGCGCCTGGTAATGTGCCGGGAGTAAAGAAGGGAAGGTAG
- a CDS encoding molybdopterin cofactor-binding domain-containing protein, whose amino-acid sequence MAILKTSYNRRSFLKTSALSGGGMLLGFSWLASCQTTADETALTMPEEWFDINAYLKIGDNGVVTIMSPNPEGGQNVKTSMPMIVAEELDIDWNDVIVEQAPLNTALYSRQFIGGSQAIRTSWKGLRMAGASARHMLREAAAQAWQVPVAEITTEAGVLYHKQSGKSAGYGEMASAAAQIPVPEEVQLKDIGEFKLIGTSRKNVDGKKIVTGQPLFGIDTHKEGMLIAMIAHPPAFGMKLKSVDDAAAKAMPGIRDVFAIKVLEDHFERQHFDTCTFLEVVAIVGNSTWEVMNAKKALKVQWEPFETYTEERKPFGGAKQTLTIPAGLENTTDHLAKMAEVGAKSGQVVRKDGDPEAAFRSATKVIERTYTAPFLAHNCMEPMNFFAHVTSEKATLIGPLQKAELTEQALSARLGMPVEQIDIQMTRLGGGYGRRSYAHWLIESALISQKMNAPIKLMYTREDDMTGGIYRPAYQATYRAALDADNNLIGFYVNAGGIPESPLYADRFPAGAVENYLAESWTIDSNITIGSFRAPRSNFMAAAEQSFLDEVAEVAGKDPIDFRLELLERAKNNPVGERNDYDAARYAGVLELVREKSGWGQEQQNVHRGVSAYFCHNSYAAQVMDLTIESGIPVIQKVHCAVDCGIVVNPDAASNLAEGAIVDGIGNALYGALTFKDGMPDKSNYHQYRMIRMSEAPKAIDIHFVQNNIDPTGLGEPTFPPAFAAVANALYQATGKRFYQQPFLDGKQELG is encoded by the coding sequence ATGGCAATTCTAAAAACTTCCTATAACCGTCGCTCTTTTTTGAAAACTTCCGCTCTCTCCGGTGGTGGCATGTTGCTCGGTTTTAGTTGGCTGGCCTCCTGCCAAACGACAGCAGATGAAACAGCGTTGACCATGCCAGAAGAATGGTTCGACATCAATGCCTATCTAAAAATTGGCGACAATGGTGTAGTTACTATCATGTCTCCAAACCCAGAGGGTGGGCAGAACGTAAAAACTTCCATGCCGATGATCGTAGCAGAGGAATTGGACATCGACTGGAATGATGTAATAGTAGAACAAGCTCCTTTGAATACAGCATTGTATAGTCGTCAATTTATTGGCGGTAGCCAGGCCATTCGAACGAGTTGGAAAGGACTGAGAATGGCTGGTGCCTCAGCTCGACACATGTTGCGAGAGGCCGCTGCTCAAGCCTGGCAGGTGCCGGTAGCGGAGATCACTACCGAAGCAGGCGTATTATACCATAAACAAAGTGGTAAATCAGCAGGTTATGGCGAAATGGCTTCAGCTGCTGCCCAAATTCCGGTTCCGGAAGAAGTACAACTGAAAGACATCGGGGAATTTAAACTCATCGGTACTTCACGCAAAAATGTGGATGGTAAGAAAATCGTGACCGGCCAGCCCTTGTTTGGTATAGATACACATAAAGAAGGCATGCTAATCGCGATGATTGCCCACCCTCCGGCTTTCGGTATGAAATTAAAATCCGTAGATGATGCAGCAGCCAAAGCTATGCCCGGGATTCGCGATGTTTTCGCGATAAAGGTCTTAGAGGATCATTTTGAAAGACAACATTTTGACACCTGTACTTTTCTCGAAGTGGTGGCCATTGTAGGTAATTCCACCTGGGAAGTCATGAACGCTAAAAAAGCACTAAAGGTCCAATGGGAGCCTTTTGAAACCTATACCGAAGAGAGAAAACCTTTTGGAGGGGCAAAGCAGACGCTTACCATTCCTGCTGGATTGGAGAACACCACCGACCACCTGGCTAAAATGGCGGAAGTGGGCGCCAAATCGGGACAAGTAGTCCGCAAAGATGGCGATCCTGAAGCGGCTTTCAGGAGTGCGACAAAGGTTATTGAGCGAACTTATACCGCTCCCTTCCTTGCGCACAACTGCATGGAGCCTATGAATTTCTTTGCCCACGTGACTTCAGAAAAGGCAACCCTAATCGGTCCCCTGCAAAAAGCGGAATTAACAGAGCAAGCCTTATCGGCTCGCCTAGGAATGCCCGTGGAGCAAATTGATATCCAGATGACCCGGCTCGGAGGAGGGTATGGACGAAGATCCTATGCCCATTGGCTGATTGAGTCAGCCCTCATATCACAAAAAATGAATGCGCCCATTAAGCTGATGTATACCCGAGAAGATGATATGACAGGAGGTATTTACCGGCCCGCCTATCAAGCCACCTATCGGGCTGCTTTAGATGCAGATAATAACTTGATAGGTTTCTATGTCAATGCCGGTGGCATCCCTGAAAGCCCGCTGTATGCAGACAGATTTCCGGCCGGAGCAGTTGAAAACTATCTTGCAGAAAGTTGGACGATTGATAGCAATATTACCATTGGCTCTTTTCGGGCACCCCGATCCAACTTCATGGCCGCTGCCGAACAGTCCTTCCTGGATGAAGTAGCGGAAGTTGCTGGTAAAGACCCCATCGATTTCCGTTTGGAACTATTGGAACGGGCGAAAAATAATCCGGTCGGTGAGCGCAACGACTATGACGCAGCTCGCTACGCTGGCGTGTTAGAATTAGTCCGGGAAAAATCCGGCTGGGGACAGGAACAACAAAATGTGCATCGTGGCGTTTCCGCCTATTTTTGTCACAACTCCTATGCCGCGCAGGTGATGGATTTAACAATCGAAAGCGGCATACCGGTAATTCAAAAAGTCCACTGTGCAGTGGATTGTGGTATCGTGGTTAATCCAGATGCCGCCTCCAATCTAGCGGAAGGAGCCATTGTAGATGGTATTGGTAATGCTTTATACGGCGCGTTAACCTTCAAAGATGGGATGCCAGATAAAAGCAATTATCATCAATATCGTATGATTCGAATGAGTGAAGCACCTAAAGCAATTGATATTCACTTCGTACAAAATAATATTGATCCGACCGGCTTGGGCGAACCCACTTTCCCTCCTGCTTTCGCAGCGGTAGCCAATGCATTGTATCAAGCGACAGGGAAGCGATTTTACCAGCAACCTTTCCTTGATGGCAAGCAGGAGTTGGGGTAG